In one window of Branchiostoma floridae strain S238N-H82 chromosome 14, Bfl_VNyyK, whole genome shotgun sequence DNA:
- the LOC118429936 gene encoding limbic system-associated membrane protein-like isoform X2, producing MASGHVFLALSVGISAVFQVTIAQDGIRLTLPTKVNAIVGADVVLPATYTTNQMATVTLVQWSKIDPRDPTKRNRALSYNPAKGIWKAIDSYSGRVELEDQASLRLERTSARDAGKFVLEVMTDDLQTMEGSVELVILVPPKVVVGPSKMYVVTRSKTVTLSCSVMDGYPNITSLMWKRGNVPIDTLRLNGPKYSGGNLETPSLTIRYVDRMDAGIYACVVRHPASTKELKANLTLRVLYPASVTRMTESFTAYYGEHVTLQCIAEGIPIPNITWAKDGVQLKSRSSTLARNLRQSTLTIGDVRSNNSGSYKCTAVNSIGAPDTKASFITTQPPYKGFNMRTIAIVVGVTVGLLWLGLCCFLVVCYMRRRQHQAEKTKFAFYYNMGRRDPSDTDGPPKEVPKLPEKPRNPTPVNTGIRTMRKSKKGQERRYARVLYPYLAIEENELQLEIGDVIEVLEGEDGGWCLGYLRGRIGLFPSNYVMFLSGNDVRPAVARQVIEVEESGKRSI from the exons ATGGCCTCTGGACACGTTTTCCTCGCACTCAGCGTTGGTATATCAGCCGTTTTTCAAG TAACCATTGCACAGGATGGAATCCGGCTGACTCTTCCAACCAAGGTCAACGCCATCGTTGGTGCGGACGTGGTACTACCCGCCACGTACACAACAAACCAAATGGCTACGGTTACTCTGGTTCAATGGAGCAAGATCGACCCAAGAGATCCCACAAAGAGAAACCGAGCGTTATCTTATAACCCGGCTAAAGGCATCTGGAAAGCCATCGACAGTTATTCGGGTCGTGTGGAGTTGGAAGATCAGGCGTCCCTCAGGTTGGAGAGAACGAGCGCAAGGGATGCCGGGAAGTTCGTCTTGGAGGTCATGACGGATGACCTGCAGACGATGGAAGGGTCCGTGGAGCTGGTCATTCTGG TTCCTCCAAAGGTAGTGGTGGGGCCCTCCAAGATGTATGTCGTTACAAGGTCAAAAACAGTTACGCTTTCCTGTTCGGTAATGGACGGATATCCAAATATAACCTCTCTCATGTGGAAAAGAGGGAACGTCCCCATCGACACCTTACGTCTCAACGGGCCGAAATACTCCGGAGGAAATTTGGAGACGCCATCTTTAACAATACGCTACGTCGACCGGATGGATGCCGGGATATACGCATGCGTGGTTCGACATCCAGCATCAACAAAGGAGCTGAAGGCGAACCTGACGTTGCGGGTACTGT ATCCAGCGTCTGTTACCAGAATGACTGAATCCTTCACTGCTTACTACGGTGAACACGTGACCCTACAGTGCATCGCAGAAGGTATCCCCATCCCAAACATCACATGGGCCAAAGATGGCGTCCAGCTGAAGTCTCGTTCATCAACTCTCGCGAGAAATCTTCGTCAAAGCACGTTGACCATAGGTGACGTCCGTTCGAATAACAGCGGGAGTTACAAGTGCACTGCTGTCAATAGTATAGGCGCGCCTGACACCAAGGCCTCCTTTATTACCACACAAC CTCCTTACAAGGGTTTCAACATGCGAACGATAGCAATCGTGGTGGGAGTGACCGTGGGGCTCCTGTGGCTTGGCCTGTGCTGTTTCCTTGTTGTTTGCTACATGAGGAGGCGCCAGCACCAGGCAGAGAAGACTAAATTTGCCTTCTACTACAACATGGGGAGGAGGGACCCTTCAGACACAGATGGGCCACCCAAGGAAGTTCCAAAACTTCCAG AAAAGCCACGGAATCCCACACCAGTGAACACTGGCATCCGCACCATGCGGAAGTCAAAGAAAGGACAAG AGAGAAGATACGCCCGCGTGCTGTACCCGTATCTGGCTATTGAAGAGAACGAGCTACAACTAGAGATAGGTGACGTCATCGAGGTGCTGGAGGGGGAAGATGGCGGCTGGTGCCTGGGTTACCTGAGGGGCAGGATAGGCCTGTTCCCCTCCAACTACGTCATGTTTCTCTCAGGCAACGACG TACGACCGGCAGTGGCTAGACAAGTTATTGAAGTAGAAGAGTCCGGCAAGAGAAGCATCTGA
- the LOC118429936 gene encoding hemicentin-1-like isoform X1, with protein sequence MASGHVFLALSVGISAVFQVTIAQDGIRLTLPTKVNAIVGADVVLPATYTTNQMATVTLVQWSKIDPRDPTKRNRALSYNPAKGIWKAIDSYSGRVELEDQASLRLERTSARDAGKFVLEVMTDDLQTMEGSVELVILVPPKVVVGPSKMYVVTRSKTVTLSCSVMDGYPNITSLMWKRGNVPIDTLRLNGPKYSGGNLETPSLTIRYVDRMDAGIYACVVRHPASTKELKANLTLRVLYPASVTRMTESFTAYYGEHVTLQCIAEGIPIPNITWAKDGVQLKSRSSTLARNLRQSTLTIGDVRSNNSGSYKCTAVNSIGAPDTKASFITTQPPYKGFNMRTIAIVVGVTVGLLWLGLCCFLVVCYMRRRQHQAEKTKFAFYYNMGRRDPSDTDGPPKEVPKLPEKPRNPTPVNTGIRTMRKSKKGQGKQRRYARVLYPYLAIEENELQLEIGDVIEVLEGEDGGWCLGYLRGRIGLFPSNYVMFLSGNDVRPAVARQVIEVEESGKRSI encoded by the exons ATGGCCTCTGGACACGTTTTCCTCGCACTCAGCGTTGGTATATCAGCCGTTTTTCAAG TAACCATTGCACAGGATGGAATCCGGCTGACTCTTCCAACCAAGGTCAACGCCATCGTTGGTGCGGACGTGGTACTACCCGCCACGTACACAACAAACCAAATGGCTACGGTTACTCTGGTTCAATGGAGCAAGATCGACCCAAGAGATCCCACAAAGAGAAACCGAGCGTTATCTTATAACCCGGCTAAAGGCATCTGGAAAGCCATCGACAGTTATTCGGGTCGTGTGGAGTTGGAAGATCAGGCGTCCCTCAGGTTGGAGAGAACGAGCGCAAGGGATGCCGGGAAGTTCGTCTTGGAGGTCATGACGGATGACCTGCAGACGATGGAAGGGTCCGTGGAGCTGGTCATTCTGG TTCCTCCAAAGGTAGTGGTGGGGCCCTCCAAGATGTATGTCGTTACAAGGTCAAAAACAGTTACGCTTTCCTGTTCGGTAATGGACGGATATCCAAATATAACCTCTCTCATGTGGAAAAGAGGGAACGTCCCCATCGACACCTTACGTCTCAACGGGCCGAAATACTCCGGAGGAAATTTGGAGACGCCATCTTTAACAATACGCTACGTCGACCGGATGGATGCCGGGATATACGCATGCGTGGTTCGACATCCAGCATCAACAAAGGAGCTGAAGGCGAACCTGACGTTGCGGGTACTGT ATCCAGCGTCTGTTACCAGAATGACTGAATCCTTCACTGCTTACTACGGTGAACACGTGACCCTACAGTGCATCGCAGAAGGTATCCCCATCCCAAACATCACATGGGCCAAAGATGGCGTCCAGCTGAAGTCTCGTTCATCAACTCTCGCGAGAAATCTTCGTCAAAGCACGTTGACCATAGGTGACGTCCGTTCGAATAACAGCGGGAGTTACAAGTGCACTGCTGTCAATAGTATAGGCGCGCCTGACACCAAGGCCTCCTTTATTACCACACAAC CTCCTTACAAGGGTTTCAACATGCGAACGATAGCAATCGTGGTGGGAGTGACCGTGGGGCTCCTGTGGCTTGGCCTGTGCTGTTTCCTTGTTGTTTGCTACATGAGGAGGCGCCAGCACCAGGCAGAGAAGACTAAATTTGCCTTCTACTACAACATGGGGAGGAGGGACCCTTCAGACACAGATGGGCCACCCAAGGAAGTTCCAAAACTTCCAG AAAAGCCACGGAATCCCACACCAGTGAACACTGGCATCCGCACCATGCGGAAGTCAAAGAAAGGACAAGGTAAAC AGAGAAGATACGCCCGCGTGCTGTACCCGTATCTGGCTATTGAAGAGAACGAGCTACAACTAGAGATAGGTGACGTCATCGAGGTGCTGGAGGGGGAAGATGGCGGCTGGTGCCTGGGTTACCTGAGGGGCAGGATAGGCCTGTTCCCCTCCAACTACGTCATGTTTCTCTCAGGCAACGACG TACGACCGGCAGTGGCTAGACAAGTTATTGAAGTAGAAGAGTCCGGCAAGAGAAGCATCTGA
- the LOC118429936 gene encoding limbic system-associated membrane protein-like isoform X3 produces MATVTLVQWSKIDPRDPTKRNRALSYNPAKGIWKAIDSYSGRVELEDQASLRLERTSARDAGKFVLEVMTDDLQTMEGSVELVILVPPKVVVGPSKMYVVTRSKTVTLSCSVMDGYPNITSLMWKRGNVPIDTLRLNGPKYSGGNLETPSLTIRYVDRMDAGIYACVVRHPASTKELKANLTLRVLYPASVTRMTESFTAYYGEHVTLQCIAEGIPIPNITWAKDGVQLKSRSSTLARNLRQSTLTIGDVRSNNSGSYKCTAVNSIGAPDTKASFITTQPPYKGFNMRTIAIVVGVTVGLLWLGLCCFLVVCYMRRRQHQAEKTKFAFYYNMGRRDPSDTDGPPKEVPKLPEKPRNPTPVNTGIRTMRKSKKGQGKQRRYARVLYPYLAIEENELQLEIGDVIEVLEGEDGGWCLGYLRGRIGLFPSNYVMFLSGNDVRPAVARQVIEVEESGKRSI; encoded by the exons ATGGCTACGGTTACTCTGGTTCAATGGAGCAAGATCGACCCAAGAGATCCCACAAAGAGAAACCGAGCGTTATCTTATAACCCGGCTAAAGGCATCTGGAAAGCCATCGACAGTTATTCGGGTCGTGTGGAGTTGGAAGATCAGGCGTCCCTCAGGTTGGAGAGAACGAGCGCAAGGGATGCCGGGAAGTTCGTCTTGGAGGTCATGACGGATGACCTGCAGACGATGGAAGGGTCCGTGGAGCTGGTCATTCTGG TTCCTCCAAAGGTAGTGGTGGGGCCCTCCAAGATGTATGTCGTTACAAGGTCAAAAACAGTTACGCTTTCCTGTTCGGTAATGGACGGATATCCAAATATAACCTCTCTCATGTGGAAAAGAGGGAACGTCCCCATCGACACCTTACGTCTCAACGGGCCGAAATACTCCGGAGGAAATTTGGAGACGCCATCTTTAACAATACGCTACGTCGACCGGATGGATGCCGGGATATACGCATGCGTGGTTCGACATCCAGCATCAACAAAGGAGCTGAAGGCGAACCTGACGTTGCGGGTACTGT ATCCAGCGTCTGTTACCAGAATGACTGAATCCTTCACTGCTTACTACGGTGAACACGTGACCCTACAGTGCATCGCAGAAGGTATCCCCATCCCAAACATCACATGGGCCAAAGATGGCGTCCAGCTGAAGTCTCGTTCATCAACTCTCGCGAGAAATCTTCGTCAAAGCACGTTGACCATAGGTGACGTCCGTTCGAATAACAGCGGGAGTTACAAGTGCACTGCTGTCAATAGTATAGGCGCGCCTGACACCAAGGCCTCCTTTATTACCACACAAC CTCCTTACAAGGGTTTCAACATGCGAACGATAGCAATCGTGGTGGGAGTGACCGTGGGGCTCCTGTGGCTTGGCCTGTGCTGTTTCCTTGTTGTTTGCTACATGAGGAGGCGCCAGCACCAGGCAGAGAAGACTAAATTTGCCTTCTACTACAACATGGGGAGGAGGGACCCTTCAGACACAGATGGGCCACCCAAGGAAGTTCCAAAACTTCCAG AAAAGCCACGGAATCCCACACCAGTGAACACTGGCATCCGCACCATGCGGAAGTCAAAGAAAGGACAAGGTAAAC AGAGAAGATACGCCCGCGTGCTGTACCCGTATCTGGCTATTGAAGAGAACGAGCTACAACTAGAGATAGGTGACGTCATCGAGGTGCTGGAGGGGGAAGATGGCGGCTGGTGCCTGGGTTACCTGAGGGGCAGGATAGGCCTGTTCCCCTCCAACTACGTCATGTTTCTCTCAGGCAACGACG TACGACCGGCAGTGGCTAGACAAGTTATTGAAGTAGAAGAGTCCGGCAAGAGAAGCATCTGA